A single genomic interval of Coregonus clupeaformis isolate EN_2021a chromosome 36, ASM2061545v1, whole genome shotgun sequence harbors:
- the LOC123482698 gene encoding thrombomodulin-like, which translates to MRDIIVMVFVTLTFLMRVGEAKHNAYCIGNQCFAVFEDPVDFATAQKHCESNNGQLMTVRSSGSQDIISILIAITGDYWIGLQLPSGQCPDSASDLRGYRWITGDNSTDFQNWGVIDNVCSSKCVSVSKDEFNWTEQSCNREIDGYICEYNFLSVCKRFDIKSDQSVLYETPLGFEGDDLLVLPMGSTATLNPFDSKYICLSEQWMQAPWNCDVLKGGCEDECSLINQQPVCICPTGKTLHDNKFTCEVVQKDPCLHFGCAHVCYQKNDSSIACMCHHGYALAEDGKKCKDIDDCFDDRQCPGQNYECVNNIGGFECRCQNGFEMINDKCVDIDECYMDGPCEHMCENTLGSYNCSCFEGYIATRKDPNKCQLHCPFEECLAECDPNEPHQCNCPEGFLVDVRNEIRFCLDINECEMSYCDHNCTNTYGGHMCSCYEGFDLVEGWTCVEREPSEGSGFTTPSDFITPSVKYPTQRPSTVTTGGLIGLIVCIVIVVLVMVFLLQHILKRRNKLEVPSAPKTQGDDGHDLEQVTTEKYPKPVVEKVPNCHT; encoded by the coding sequence ATGAGGGACATAATAGTGATGGTGTTTGTTACTCTAACATTCTTGATGAGAGTGGGAGAAGCCAAACATAACGCATACTGTATCGGGAATCAGTGTTTTGCTGTTTTCGAGGATCCAGTCGATTTTGCAACGGCTCAAAAACATTGTGAGAGCAATAATGGACAATTAATGACAGTGCGATCTTCGGGATCACAAGACATCATTTCGATTTTAATTGCTATTACAGGAGATTACTGGATTGGTTTGCAGTTACCGAGTGGACAATGTCCAGACAGTGCCTCTGATTTGCGGGGCTACAGATGGATAACGGGAGATAATTCCACAGACTTTCAAAACTGGGGGGTCATTGACAATGTCTGCTCTTCAAAATGCGTCTCGGTGTCCAAAGACGAATTTAATTGGACAGAACAATCATGCAACAGGGAAATAGATGGATACATTTGTGAGTATAATTTCCTAAGTGTCTGCAAACGTTTTGACATAAAAAGCGATCAGTCCGTTCTGTATGAGACCCCATTGGGATTCGAGGGAGATGACCTACTGGTATTGCCTATGGGAAGCACTGCAACGCTCAACCCCTTTGATTCCAAGTATATATGTCTCTCTGAACAGTGGATGCAAGCACCATGGAATTGCGATGTATTGAAAGGTGGTTGTGAGGATGAGTGCTCATTGATTAATCAACAACCTGTATGCATCTGCCCAACTGGAAAAACTCTGCATGACAATAAATTTACATGTGAAGTTGTGCAAAAGGATCCCTGCCTTCATTTCGGGTGTGCACACGTTTGCTACCAGAAAAATGACAGCTCCATCGCCTGCATGTGTCACCATGGGTACGCACTGGCAGAAGATGGGAAGAAGTGCAAAGACATTGATGATTGTTTCGATGATAGACAGTGCCCGGGACAGAACTATGAGTGTGTCAACAATATTGGTGGATTTGAATGCAGATGCCAAAATGGATTCGAAATGATTAATGACAAATGTGTTGACATAGATGAGTGCTACATGGATGGCCCATGCGAGCACATGTGCGAAAATACATTGGGCAGTTATAATTGCTCCTGTTTCGAAGGATATATTGCAACGAGAAAAGACCCTAACAAATGTCAACTTCATTGTCCTTTCGAAGAGTGTCTTGCAGAATGTGACCCAAATGAGCCACATCAATGCAACTGTCCCGAGGGTTTCCTGGTTGATGTAAGAAATGAGATTAGATTTTGCTTGGACATTAATGAATGTGAAATGAGTTACTGCGACCATAATTGCACAAATACGTATGGAGGTCATATGTGTTCTTGCTATGAGGGATTCGACTTGGTTGAGGGATGGACATGTGTTGAGAGAGAACCGTCGGAGGGTTCAGGCTTTACGACACCATCTGATTTTATTACACCAAGTGTCAAATATCCAACTCAGCGCCCCTCAACTGTGACAACAGGTGGTCTAATTGGATTAATAGTGTGTATTGTCATTGTCGTTTTGGTAATGGTATTTTTACTCCAACATATTCTCAAACGTCGCAACAAATTAGAAGTTCCAAGTGCGCCCAAAACCCAAGGTGATGATGGACACGATTTGGAGCAAGTAACGACAGAAAAGTACCCaaaaccagtggtggaaaaagtacccaattgtcatacttga